From Methylomonas sp. EFPC3, a single genomic window includes:
- a CDS encoding aspartate-semialdehyde dehydrogenase, translating to MSKTYDVAVAGATGAVGETMISILEERNFPVGKVYALASERSAGKRIPFKDGSLVVEDLATFDFSKVQIGLFSPGASVSAEYAPKAAAAGCVVIDNTSQFRYDDDIPLVVPEVNPEKVADYKNRGIIANPNCSTIQMLVALKPIYDAVGISRINVATYQAVSGTGKEAIEELATQTANLLNAKPVSPSVYPKQIAFNVLPQIDVFMDNGYTKEEMKMVWETRKILGDADILVNPTAVRVPVFFGHSEAVHIETKQKISAARVRELLSHAPGVTLLDKRENGGYPTAVTESSGHDDVFVGRIREDISHPSGIDLWVVSDNVRKGAALNSVQIAELLVKSHI from the coding sequence ATGTCTAAAACCTACGATGTAGCGGTCGCCGGCGCCACCGGCGCGGTCGGCGAAACCATGATTTCCATTCTGGAAGAGCGCAATTTCCCGGTCGGCAAAGTGTATGCGCTGGCCAGCGAACGTTCGGCGGGCAAACGCATTCCATTTAAAGACGGCTCGCTGGTCGTTGAAGATTTGGCTACATTCGATTTTTCCAAAGTCCAGATCGGCCTGTTCTCGCCCGGTGCCTCGGTATCGGCCGAATACGCGCCGAAAGCCGCGGCGGCCGGCTGCGTCGTGATCGACAACACCTCGCAATTTCGCTACGACGACGACATCCCGCTGGTGGTGCCGGAAGTCAATCCGGAAAAAGTCGCCGACTACAAGAACCGCGGCATCATCGCCAACCCGAATTGCTCCACCATTCAGATGCTGGTGGCCTTGAAACCGATTTACGATGCAGTCGGCATCAGCCGCATCAACGTCGCCACTTATCAGGCCGTATCCGGCACCGGCAAGGAAGCGATCGAAGAACTGGCGACGCAAACCGCCAATTTGTTAAATGCGAAACCGGTTTCGCCCAGCGTTTATCCGAAACAGATCGCCTTCAACGTATTGCCGCAAATCGACGTGTTCATGGACAACGGCTACACCAAGGAAGAAATGAAAATGGTCTGGGAAACTCGAAAAATCCTGGGCGATGCCGATATCCTGGTTAATCCTACCGCAGTGCGGGTGCCGGTATTTTTCGGCCACTCCGAAGCAGTGCATATCGAAACCAAGCAGAAAATATCCGCGGCACGCGTGCGCGAATTGCTGAGCCATGCGCCGGGCGTCACCTTGCTGGACAAACGAGAAAACGGCGGCTATCCGACTGCAGTAACGGAGTCCTCCGGCCACGACGACGTCTTCGTCGGCAGGATCCGCGAAGATATCTCGCATCCAAGCGGAATCGATCTGTGGGTAGTCAGCGATAACGTCAGAAAGGGTGCCGCGCTTAACAGTGTGCAGATTGCCGAACTGCTGGTAAAAAGCCACATCTAG
- the adk gene encoding adenylate kinase, protein MRIILLGSPGSGKGTQAQFITEKFGIPQISTGDMLRAAVREGTPLGIEAKKVMDSGGLVSDEIILGLIKERIAQDDCKNGFLLDGFPRTIAQAEGLAKMGVELDYVVEIAVDDEEIIKRMSGRRVHPASGRSYHVVFNPPKQEGVDDITGEPLIQRDDDKEETVRKRLSVYHEQTKPLVGFYSAADQTAKFASIAGVGSVQDITEKLFAALA, encoded by the coding sequence ATGCGTATTATTTTGTTAGGCAGCCCTGGGTCGGGCAAGGGCACCCAGGCCCAGTTCATCACCGAGAAATTCGGCATCCCCCAAATTTCGACCGGCGACATGCTGCGCGCCGCGGTCCGCGAAGGCACACCGCTGGGTATCGAAGCCAAAAAGGTCATGGATAGCGGCGGCCTGGTTTCCGACGAAATTATTTTAGGCCTGATCAAGGAACGCATTGCCCAGGACGACTGCAAAAACGGCTTTCTGCTGGACGGCTTCCCGCGCACCATCGCCCAGGCTGAAGGCTTGGCCAAAATGGGAGTCGAGCTGGACTACGTCGTGGAAATTGCCGTCGACGACGAGGAAATCATCAAGCGCATGAGTGGCCGCAGAGTGCATCCGGCTTCCGGCCGCAGCTACCATGTCGTATTCAACCCGCCGAAACAGGAAGGTGTCGACGACATCACCGGCGAGCCGCTGATCCAACGCGACGACGACAAGGAAGAAACCGTGCGCAAGCGCCTGAGCGTCTATCACGAGCAAACCAAACCGCTGGTGGGTTTTTATTCCGCAGCCGACCAAACCGCCAAATTCGCCTCGATCGCCGGCGTCGGCTCGGTGCAGGACATCACCGAAAAGCTGTTCGCAGCATTGGCATAA
- the leuB gene encoding 3-isopropylmalate dehydrogenase has translation MPKKIAVLPGDGIGPEIVAEALKVLSFVNTDMGLGLSFETALVGGAAYDAFGTPLPQQTLNLCKNADAVLLGAVGGPKWEPLAHAIRPERGLLGIRSELNLFSNLRPAILYPQLVHASTLKPEVVSGLDLMIVRELTGGIYFGQPRGIHIAESGEKVGANTEIYSESEIRRIAHSAFRIAQKRHKRLCSVDKANVLEVTELWRNVMTEVGKDYPDIELSHMYVDNAAMQLVRAPKQFDVIVTTNMFGDILSDVAAMLTGSIGMLPSASLDANAKGMYEPIHGSAPDIAGQGIANPLATILSVAMMLRYTFNQPEAAERIEAAVNAALDSNVRTADIYSDGMTQVTTSGMGDAVLKALQG, from the coding sequence ATGCCCAAAAAAATCGCCGTGTTACCGGGTGACGGCATAGGCCCGGAAATCGTCGCTGAAGCCCTGAAGGTGTTGAGTTTTGTCAACACCGACATGGGCCTCGGCCTCAGTTTCGAGACTGCGCTGGTTGGCGGCGCCGCTTACGACGCCTTCGGCACGCCGCTGCCGCAACAAACCTTGAACCTGTGCAAGAACGCCGACGCAGTGCTGCTGGGAGCAGTGGGTGGCCCGAAATGGGAACCCTTGGCGCACGCGATCCGGCCGGAACGCGGCTTGCTGGGCATCCGCTCGGAGCTGAACCTGTTTTCCAACTTGCGGCCGGCGATTTTGTACCCGCAACTGGTGCACGCCTCGACGCTGAAACCGGAAGTGGTTTCCGGCCTGGATCTGATGATTGTTCGCGAATTGACCGGAGGCATCTACTTCGGCCAACCGCGCGGCATCCATATTGCCGAATCCGGGGAAAAGGTCGGCGCCAATACCGAAATTTACAGCGAATCCGAAATTCGCCGTATTGCCCATTCCGCATTCCGTATCGCTCAAAAACGCCATAAAAGGCTGTGCTCGGTCGACAAAGCCAACGTGCTGGAAGTCACCGAATTGTGGCGCAACGTGATGACCGAAGTCGGCAAGGACTATCCCGACATCGAGCTGAGCCACATGTACGTCGACAATGCGGCAATGCAGTTGGTGCGGGCACCGAAACAGTTCGATGTCATCGTTACGACCAATATGTTCGGCGATATCTTATCCGACGTTGCGGCGATGCTGACCGGTTCGATCGGCATGCTGCCGTCGGCTTCGCTGGACGCCAATGCCAAGGGCATGTACGAACCGATCCACGGTTCGGCGCCGGACATCGCCGGCCAAGGCATCGCCAATCCGCTGGCGACGATTTTGTCGGTGGCGATGATGCTCAGATACACCTTCAACCAACCCGAAGCGGCCGAACGCATCGAAGCGGCGGTCAATGCGGCGCTGGATTCCAACGTGCGCACCGCCGATATTTACTCCGACGGCATGACCCAAGTCACTACGTCCGGCATGGGCGACGCCGTTCTCAAAGCTTTACAAGGATAA
- the leuC gene encoding 3-isopropylmalate dehydratase large subunit — MAGKTLYDKLWDDHVVHTEDDGSCLIYIDRQLLHEVTSPQAFDGMRISGRKPWRVARNLAVADHNVPTSGRAQGIADPVSRLQVQTLENNCAEFGITEFDMADIRQGIVHVVGPEQGATLPGMTVVCGDSHTSTHGASAALAFGIGTSEVEHALATQTLVQKKAKNMLIKVNGKTGPGVTAKDIVLAIIGQIGTAGGTGYTIEFGGDAIRALSMEGRMTVCNMAIEAGARAGLIACDEKTIEFYRDRPYSPKGEDWNMAVRYWEKLHSDADAKFDKVIEFDAAAIKPQVSWGTSPEMVLPIDASIPDPTQEADPVKKQSIERALQYMGLQAGQKITDIKLDKVFIGSCTNSRIEDLRAAAAAIKGRKKAASVKQVLVVPGSGLIKQQAEAEGLDKIFIAADFEWREPGCSMCLAMNADRLDAGEHCASTSNRNFEGRQGYGGRTHLVSPAMAAAAAIAGHFVNVAEEA; from the coding sequence ATGGCAGGTAAAACCTTATACGACAAATTGTGGGACGACCACGTCGTTCACACCGAAGACGACGGCTCGTGCTTGATCTATATCGACCGCCAGTTGCTGCATGAAGTGACTTCGCCGCAAGCCTTCGACGGCATGCGGATCTCGGGCCGCAAACCCTGGCGCGTGGCCCGCAATCTGGCGGTGGCCGACCATAACGTGCCGACATCGGGCCGCGCCCAAGGCATTGCCGATCCGGTTTCGAGATTGCAAGTGCAAACCCTGGAAAACAACTGCGCCGAGTTCGGTATTACCGAATTCGACATGGCCGACATCCGCCAAGGCATCGTGCATGTGGTCGGCCCGGAACAAGGCGCCACCCTGCCCGGCATGACCGTGGTCTGCGGCGACTCGCATACCTCGACTCACGGCGCATCGGCCGCGCTGGCCTTCGGTATCGGCACCTCTGAAGTCGAACACGCCCTGGCGACGCAGACGCTGGTACAAAAAAAAGCCAAAAACATGTTGATCAAGGTCAACGGCAAAACCGGTCCCGGCGTCACCGCCAAAGACATCGTGTTGGCGATCATCGGCCAAATCGGCACTGCCGGCGGCACCGGCTACACCATCGAATTCGGCGGCGACGCGATTCGCGCGCTGAGCATGGAAGGCCGCATGACCGTCTGCAACATGGCCATCGAAGCCGGCGCCCGCGCCGGTTTGATCGCCTGCGACGAAAAAACCATCGAGTTCTACCGCGACCGCCCCTATTCGCCTAAAGGCGAAGACTGGAACATGGCGGTGCGTTACTGGGAAAAACTGCATTCCGACGCCGACGCCAAATTCGACAAAGTGATCGAATTCGACGCGGCCGCGATCAAACCGCAAGTGAGCTGGGGCACCTCGCCGGAAATGGTATTGCCGATCGACGCCAGCATTCCCGACCCGACTCAAGAAGCCGATCCGGTCAAAAAGCAAAGCATCGAACGCGCTTTGCAATACATGGGCTTGCAGGCCGGCCAGAAGATCACCGACATCAAATTGGACAAAGTCTTCATCGGTTCCTGCACCAACTCGCGCATCGAAGACCTCCGCGCGGCGGCAGCGGCAATCAAAGGCCGCAAGAAAGCCGCTTCGGTCAAGCAAGTACTGGTCGTGCCCGGTTCCGGCTTGATCAAGCAACAAGCCGAAGCGGAAGGTCTGGACAAAATCTTCATCGCGGCCGATTTCGAATGGCGCGAACCCGGCTGCTCGATGTGTCTGGCAATGAATGCCGACCGGCTGGACGCCGGCGAACATTGCGCCTCGACCTCCAACCGTAACTTCGAAGGCCGCCAGGGTTACGGCGGCCGCACCCACTTGGTCAGCCCCGCGATGGCTGCCGCGGCAGCGATTGCCGGCCACTTTGTCAACGTCGCCGAGGAGGCTTAA
- a CDS encoding FimV/HubP family polar landmark protein, with protein sequence MSNLTKALAVVSLLAPVNALPLGIGEIQLHSALNQHLNAEIKLTVDPSENPSDVSVRLAPPEKFDQAGVVWNYFLSKIRFEPVVQANGSILVKITSREVLTEPFLDFLLEVTWPQGSMTREFTLLIDPPTAYNKATIPVVQSPSYSEEPLEVPPRPARKTRTAPRRAVAAEPGDSANQQIATDGEYGPIQKTDTLWSVAARLGQERNVPTYQMLNALHRANPEAFNNGNINSLKEGALLKIPNLEPGQQPLRAESKPAAKQAKTEPAAAEKVAKPLELIAPSEAKLGTNTAIGEKAKSGSHSTAPHAGAESAAETSGDGKDLELQARIEKLEQQLNMMQQLLALKDQQLASLQNNKQAPALAETVPSPAPAQTAPAVTPPEKAEPSQTQAPTPAPAPTAEQPAPQPAPPPAPRPVIKVAPPAPAPAAEEEGLFSSDAYYWIIGGLGSGVLGLLGWLLWRKRNIDERINTESMFASASQIQMPDSESSLSVPIMDISNTSEYDVGTVGESSFISDFTPSDFDAFDTDQNEVDPISEADVYLAYGRYQQAEELIRHAIQEQPNRDECKLKLLEIFYASENKDAFCAYARELADAGKKADKPFWKKIADMAKEIAADSPLFAAEADHSSAAVAAVAVNESFEPTFVTAPSTEAETATLEDDSVFALLDNELADLDLDLDKNLELDDNGLDFDLGEFDSGAKSKTPDLKSVSLDHAAPADRDEPTVDDKHIESFDFNLDFAAPGVDEKPQSAAVSDDLALETIEFSSIADDEPQTADSSSAANASIDSFDFNFELEAPKTAKSEQVADNGLASAEESTLEIEGFDFSDVVTEVTQAESAAEPVVADIESFDFNFDADLAAPELASTAHKADSPLNLESELKLETFDFSDFDSLSPKPAETGDTTKSDAIDDFNFEFDFDAPIISSGSDDKFEVGVSDLTDMDEYETKIDLAKAYIDMGDLDAAKTIAEDVLAKGSKQQQQVAQALLDELK encoded by the coding sequence GTGAGCAATTTAACTAAAGCTTTAGCGGTTGTCTCGCTACTGGCACCGGTTAACGCCCTGCCGCTCGGCATCGGCGAAATACAATTGCATTCCGCGCTGAATCAACACCTCAATGCCGAAATTAAACTGACCGTCGATCCGAGCGAAAATCCGTCCGACGTGTCGGTTCGCTTGGCGCCGCCGGAGAAGTTCGACCAAGCGGGCGTAGTCTGGAATTATTTTCTGTCGAAAATCAGGTTCGAGCCTGTCGTACAGGCCAATGGCTCCATCCTTGTCAAAATCACTTCGCGGGAAGTGTTGACCGAGCCGTTTCTGGACTTCCTGTTGGAAGTCACCTGGCCGCAAGGCAGCATGACCCGCGAATTCACGCTGCTGATAGACCCGCCCACCGCCTACAACAAAGCCACGATCCCGGTCGTCCAAAGTCCGAGTTATTCCGAGGAACCGCTTGAAGTACCCCCCCGCCCTGCCCGGAAAACCCGCACCGCACCGCGGCGAGCGGTCGCAGCGGAGCCGGGTGATAGCGCCAATCAGCAAATTGCTACCGACGGCGAATACGGTCCCATACAAAAAACAGACACGTTATGGAGTGTCGCCGCTCGACTAGGCCAAGAACGGAATGTGCCGACGTATCAAATGCTGAATGCATTGCATAGAGCCAATCCCGAGGCATTCAATAACGGCAACATCAACTCGCTGAAAGAAGGCGCCCTGTTAAAAATCCCGAACCTGGAGCCGGGCCAACAACCGCTACGGGCAGAGTCCAAACCAGCGGCCAAACAAGCAAAGACCGAACCGGCAGCGGCAGAAAAAGTCGCCAAACCTTTGGAGCTGATCGCCCCGTCGGAAGCCAAACTTGGCACCAATACCGCTATTGGCGAGAAAGCCAAATCCGGCTCGCATTCGACGGCCCCGCATGCCGGCGCGGAAAGCGCGGCAGAAACCTCCGGTGACGGCAAAGATCTCGAACTGCAAGCCCGCATCGAAAAGCTGGAACAACAGCTGAACATGATGCAGCAGTTGCTGGCATTAAAAGACCAGCAACTCGCGTCGCTACAAAACAATAAACAAGCACCGGCGCTAGCCGAAACCGTGCCGTCGCCAGCTCCCGCTCAGACGGCGCCTGCGGTAACGCCACCAGAGAAAGCGGAACCCAGCCAGACGCAAGCGCCAACCCCAGCTCCAGCACCAACAGCGGAACAACCTGCGCCACAGCCGGCTCCGCCACCAGCGCCGAGACCGGTAATAAAAGTGGCGCCGCCGGCTCCGGCTCCGGCTGCCGAAGAGGAAGGGCTATTTTCGTCCGATGCTTACTATTGGATCATCGGCGGCCTGGGCAGCGGCGTGCTCGGATTACTGGGCTGGTTACTCTGGCGCAAGCGGAACATAGACGAACGCATCAACACCGAAAGCATGTTTGCTTCGGCCAGCCAAATCCAAATGCCGGATTCTGAAAGCAGTCTCTCGGTGCCGATCATGGACATCAGCAACACGTCAGAATATGACGTCGGTACTGTCGGGGAAAGTTCGTTTATCAGCGATTTCACGCCGAGCGATTTCGACGCGTTCGACACCGACCAAAACGAAGTCGACCCAATCTCGGAAGCCGACGTTTATCTGGCATACGGCCGCTACCAACAAGCTGAAGAACTGATCCGGCATGCGATTCAGGAACAGCCGAACCGCGACGAATGCAAACTGAAACTACTGGAAATCTTTTACGCCAGCGAAAATAAAGACGCTTTCTGCGCTTACGCCAGAGAGCTGGCCGACGCCGGCAAAAAAGCCGACAAGCCGTTCTGGAAAAAAATCGCGGACATGGCCAAAGAAATTGCGGCGGACTCGCCCCTATTCGCTGCCGAAGCCGACCATTCCAGCGCAGCTGTTGCGGCAGTTGCGGTCAACGAATCATTCGAGCCCACCTTCGTTACAGCCCCCTCGACCGAAGCCGAAACGGCCACTCTGGAAGATGACTCGGTGTTCGCGCTACTGGATAACGAATTGGCGGATCTGGACCTGGATCTCGATAAAAACCTGGAACTGGACGATAACGGCCTGGATTTCGATTTAGGCGAATTCGACAGCGGCGCGAAATCCAAAACGCCGGACCTGAAAAGCGTATCCCTTGACCACGCTGCCCCTGCGGATCGGGACGAACCGACTGTCGACGATAAACATATCGAATCCTTTGATTTCAATTTAGATTTCGCCGCGCCGGGAGTGGACGAGAAACCCCAATCCGCCGCCGTCAGCGACGACCTTGCGCTGGAGACCATAGAATTCTCCAGCATTGCCGACGACGAGCCGCAAACCGCAGACAGCTCGTCCGCAGCAAACGCCAGCATCGATAGCTTCGATTTTAATTTCGAGCTGGAAGCGCCAAAAACAGCTAAGTCCGAGCAGGTTGCCGACAATGGACTGGCATCTGCCGAGGAATCGACGCTGGAGATTGAAGGTTTCGATTTCAGCGACGTGGTTACGGAAGTGACGCAAGCAGAATCAGCAGCAGAGCCGGTTGTAGCCGATATCGAAAGCTTCGATTTTAATTTCGATGCAGACCTAGCGGCTCCCGAGTTGGCAAGCACTGCCCACAAAGCCGATTCGCCGCTGAATCTGGAATCGGAATTAAAACTGGAAACATTCGACTTCTCCGACTTCGACAGTCTGAGTCCGAAACCGGCCGAAACCGGGGACACGACTAAATCCGACGCAATAGACGATTTTAATTTCGAATTCGATTTCGACGCGCCGATTATCAGCTCCGGCAGCGACGACAAATTCGAAGTCGGCGTATCCGATCTGACCGACATGGACGAGTACGAAACCAAAATCGACTTGGCAAAGGCCTATATCGACATGGGCGATTTGGACGCAGCAAAAACGATTGCCGAAGATGTGCTAGCCAAAGGTTCCAAGCAACAACAGCAGGTGGCGCAGGCCTTGTTGGACGAGTTGAAATAA
- a CDS encoding response regulator, with protein MAADCKILIADDNETNLWLLCEQLSQWTQDVMLAGDGRQAWSLLEQHRFSLLFLDLNMPFLSGFDLISRLRSQSGPNCQTPAVAVTAHAQESQRIQALAVGFDDYLVKPIRLARLQEILERWQAEDVGVDYYARQLLGKTRDNKPLSQMLISKLFAELPVQLADIERLLGESANQQAWEIVHKLHGTFCFFDFADCRTVTESLEQALLSNQLAQADQHFEVLKQKSVWLLNNQAAVLQSLAAG; from the coding sequence ATGGCTGCTGACTGTAAAATATTGATAGCCGACGACAACGAAACCAATCTTTGGCTGCTTTGCGAGCAATTGTCGCAATGGACTCAGGATGTGATGTTGGCCGGCGACGGCCGCCAGGCGTGGAGTTTATTGGAGCAGCACCGATTTAGCCTGCTATTTCTGGATTTGAATATGCCGTTTCTGAGCGGCTTCGATTTAATCAGCCGGTTGCGCTCCCAGTCAGGTCCGAACTGCCAGACGCCGGCCGTTGCCGTCACTGCCCATGCGCAGGAAAGTCAGCGTATACAGGCATTGGCGGTCGGATTCGACGATTATCTGGTCAAGCCGATCCGTTTGGCGCGGCTGCAGGAAATCTTGGAACGGTGGCAAGCGGAAGACGTTGGTGTGGACTATTACGCCCGGCAATTGTTGGGCAAAACCCGTGATAACAAGCCGCTCAGCCAAATGTTGATCAGCAAGTTATTTGCCGAATTGCCGGTCCAATTGGCCGATATCGAACGCCTTTTAGGTGAATCGGCTAATCAGCAAGCGTGGGAAATTGTGCATAAATTGCACGGTACCTTTTGTTTTTTCGATTTTGCCGATTGTCGGACCGTGACCGAAAGTCTGGAGCAGGCCTTGCTGTCCAACCAATTGGCACAGGCCGACCAGCATTTCGAGGTGTTGAAGCAAAAATCGGTGTGGTTGTTGAATAATCAGGCTGCGGTATTGCAATCGTTGGCCGCCGGTTAA
- the leuD gene encoding 3-isopropylmalate dehydratase small subunit, whose translation MQAFTTLTALVAPLDRANVDTDAIIPKQFLKSIRRAGFGPYLFDEWRYLDRGEPEMDCSNRPLNKDFVLNQPQYQGAQILLTRENFGCGSSREHAPWALEDFGFRAIIAPSFADIFFNNCFKNGILPIMLPAETVDRLFKELADGYQLTIDLETQTITTPGGEAIAFSVDENRRYRLLNGLDDIALTLQHADKIKAYETERAKRAPWLFREA comes from the coding sequence ATGCAGGCTTTTACCACTTTGACCGCTTTGGTTGCACCGCTGGATCGAGCCAACGTCGACACCGATGCGATTATTCCGAAACAGTTTTTGAAGTCTATCCGCCGTGCCGGTTTCGGTCCGTATTTGTTCGACGAATGGCGTTATCTGGACCGCGGCGAGCCGGAAATGGATTGCAGCAACCGGCCGCTGAATAAAGACTTCGTGTTGAACCAACCGCAGTATCAAGGCGCTCAAATCCTGTTGACCCGGGAAAACTTCGGTTGCGGCTCGTCGCGCGAACACGCGCCGTGGGCGCTGGAAGATTTCGGTTTCCGCGCCATTATTGCGCCGAGCTTCGCCGATATCTTCTTTAACAACTGCTTCAAGAACGGCATCCTGCCGATCATGCTGCCCGCCGAAACAGTGGACCGCTTGTTCAAGGAACTGGCTGACGGTTACCAATTGACCATCGACCTTGAAACCCAAACCATCACCACGCCCGGCGGCGAGGCGATTGCCTTTAGCGTCGACGAAAACCGCCGCTACCGTTTGCTGAACGGCTTGGACGACATCGCACTGACCTTGCAACACGCGGACAAGATCAAGGCTTACGAAACGGAACGCGCCAAACGCGCGCCCTGGTTGTTCAGAGAAGCTTAA